In Chrysoperla carnea chromosome 2, inChrCarn1.1, whole genome shotgun sequence, the following proteins share a genomic window:
- the LOC123292160 gene encoding elongation factor 1-gamma: MVSGTLYTYPDNFRAFKALIAAQYSGASVKVAPDFIFNETNKTEAFLKKFPNGKVPAFETSDGKYISESNAIAYYVANAQLRGKTDLDQAQVLQWISFADSEILPASCAWIFPILGILQFNKQSNERAKEDIKKVLDILNKHLLSRTYLVGERITLADIVVACTLLNLYQHVLDANFRKPYQNTNRWFNTVLNQPQVKAVIKDFKICEKQAEFDPKKFAEVQAQLGVASAKKAEKKEKPAKEKTPKKDEKKEKEAPEELDLADEALATEPKSKDPFDLLPKGTFNMDDFKRCYSNEDESKSIPYFFEKFDPENYSIWLGEYKYNEELTKTFMSCNLIGGMFQRLDKMRKCAFASCCLFGTDNDSSISGIWVWRGQELAFPLSPDWQIDYESYEWTKLNPADENTKKLVTQYFSWTGTDKKGRKFNQGKIFK; this comes from the exons ATGGTGTCAGGG aCTTTGTACACGTACCCAGACAATTTTCGTGCTTTTAAAGCACTAATTGCGGCACAATATTCTGGAGCCAGTGTTAAAGTTGCACCAGATTTTATATTCAATGAGACAAACAAGACTGAAGCTTTCCTCAAAAAATTCCCAAATGGAAAG gtcCCAGCTTTTGAAACTTCCGATGGAAAATACATAAGTGAAAGTAATGCAATTGCATACTATGTTGCAAATGCTCAATTACGTGGAAAAACCGACCTAGATCAAGCACAAGTATTGCAATGGATTAGTTTTGCCGATTCGGAAATATTGCCAGCATCATGTGCATGGATTTTCCCTATTTTAGGAATCTTACAATTTAACAAACAG TCAAACGAACGTGCAAAAGAGGATATTAAGAAAGTATTGGACATCTTAAACAAACATCTTCTATCACGAACATATCTAGTTGGTGAACGTATTACTTTAGCTGATATTGTCGTTGCGTGTACATTACTTAATTTGTATCAACATGTGCTTGATGCAAACTTCCGTAAACCGTATCAAAACACCAATCGTTGGTTTAATACCGTTTTGAATCAACCACAAGTTAAAGCTGTAATTAAGGATTTCAAAATATGTGAAAAACAAGCTGAATTTGATCCCAAGAAGTTTGCTGAAGTTCaag CACAACTTGGTGTTGCCAGTGCCAAAAaagctgaaaagaaagaaaaaccaGCTAAAGAAAAGACACCCAAAAAagatgaaaagaaagaaaaggaAGCCCCCGAAGAATTGGATTTAGCTGACGAAGCTCTTGCTACCGAACCTAAATCAAAGGATCCATTTGATCTTTTACCAAAAGG aacTTTCAATATGGATGACTTTAAACGTTGTTATTCAAATGAAGATGAATCAAAATCAATTCCATACTTCTTCGAAAAATTCGATCcagaaaattattctatttggTTAGgcgaatataaatataatgaagaACTTACCAAAACATTTATGAGTTGTAATTTAATTGGTGGTATGTTCCAAAGACTTGATAAAATGCGAAAATGTGCATTTGCTTCATGTTGTTTGTTTGGAACTGATAATGACAGCTCCATTTCTGGTATCTGGGTATGGCGTGGCCAAGAATTAGCATTTCCA TTATCACCTGATTGGCAAATCGATTATGAATCATATGAATGGACAAAATTGAATCCAGCTGAtgaaaacactaaaaaattaGTAACCCAATACTTCTCATGGACTGGCACCGATAAGAAAGGCCGAAAATTCAATcaaggaaaaattttcaaataa
- the LOC123291407 gene encoding calcineurin subunit B type 2, with product MGNETSLPMELCSNFDADEIRRLGKRFRKLDLDNSGALSIDEFMSLPELQQNPLVQRVIDIFDADGNGEVDFKEFIQGVSQFSVKGDKLSKLRFAFRIYDMDNDGFISNGELFQVLKMMVGNNLKDTQLQQIVDKTILFADKDEDGKISFDEFCSVVGNTDIHKKMVVDV from the exons atg GGTAACGAAACGTCATTACCCATGGAGCTATGCTCAAACt TTGATGCTGATGAAATTCGCCGTTTGGGTAAGCGTTTTAGGAAACTTGACTTAGATAATTCCGGTGCCCTAAGTATCGACGAGTTTATGTCGTTACCTGAATTACAACAAAATCCATTGGTACAACGTGTCATCGATATATTTGATGCTGATGGCAATGGAGAAGTGGATTTTAAAG aattcatTCAGGGGGTATCTCAATTTAGTGTGAAAGGtgataaactttcaaaattacgATTTGCGTTCAGAATATATGATATGGACAATGACGGATTCATTTCCAATGGTGAATTATTTCAg GTATTGAAAATGATGGTcggtaataatttaaaagatacaCAATTACAACAAATCGTTGATAAAACCATCTTATTCGCTGATAAAGACGAGGATGGAAAAATATCATTCGATGAATTCTGTTCTGTAGTTGGTAATACAGACATCCATAAAAAGATGGTTGTcgatgtttaa
- the LOC123292156 gene encoding protein angel homolog 2, which translates to MNTPIKSNRKRSRDYKKLSLNKYSNVVVDLTESKVLNKICDQNIKALNNTNISNKKAQISQSVVEISSDSEPEQIITQIKPDQITTQQVCTEKGNQLNSNSKADKKEKQRKRKETQKLRKKLKDCIQKFRKTQKNKSKKKLRKLQRQLLKDNSTFRLEQIVSKLSETLRDRVHETHKNSKKQLMDDDTNKMNLQRAYSDSALQNDSCLSTNMYWQPYTSYLPQCQIPVRNLVDEIGTKKRHKPKPPRTVSVGDLANSANNYIDNVAQEQVRLKGFRQWTDTDYGKMMYKSGRTGGLLFKLMSYNVLAQILLTQHAYLYRQHDPRALFWEHRKFALLNEFLEHDADILCLQEVEKTHLDFYRNNLEGNLGYKGMFKSRTGVRNDGCAMYYKENKFNLIYYDTVEYFQPDVELLNRENIAIIARFSDKSNPSNEFVVATTHLLYNPRRQDVRLAQTQLLLTEIDRIAFKKFNEKNQPEYVPIIITGDFNLEPYTAVYNLLVNGELDFSKLTRRQLKPPTGVRNEILMEPRLLPPRLRITDHCQHVDIAALRRSKEYKMDFEKEKGLIQLEHSGRSKKTYTVPQSTVNNYVRRDNVTESNVLFSTGKLTHGFNLKSVYSHDNRATTYQDRWINVDYIFYSAKSDQRGNQEKSDGRLKLVSKFQLPTANECKKLPSIPNLVFGSDHLSLAAQFLLEDSV; encoded by the exons ATGAACACACCAATCAAAAGTAATCGAAAGCGGTCACgtgattacaaaaaattatcgttAAACAAATATTCCAATGTTGTGGTAGATTTAACGGAAAGTAAagtgttgaataaaatttgtgatcaaaacaTTAAAGCGTTAAACAATACCaatattagtaataaaaaagcTCAAATTTCACAATCAGTTGTTGAAATCAGTTCAGATTCGGAACCAGAGCAGATTATCACACAAATAAAACCAGATCAGATCACTACACAGCAAGTCTGTACAGAAAAAGGCAACCAATTAAATTCTAATTCTAAAGCAGATAAAAAG GAAAAACAACGTAAGAGAaaagaaacacaaaaattacgaaaaaaattgaaagattgTATTCAGAAATtcagaaaaacacaaaaaaacaaaagtaagaAAAAGTTAAGAAAACTACAAAGACAATTATTGAAAGACAACAGTACATTCCGATTGGAACAAATCGTTAGTAAACTAAGTGAAACGTTAAGAGATCGAGTACACGAGacacataaaaattcaaaaaaacaattaatggaCGACGAtactaataaaatgaatttgcaGCGTGCGTATTCTGATAGCGCATTACAGAATGATTCCTGTTTAAGTACAAATATGTATTGGCAACCATACACGTCATATTTACCTCAGTGCCAAATACCTGTACGAAATCTTGTTGATGAAATTGGTACAAAGAAAAGACATAAACCGAAGCCTCCACGAACAGTATCTGTGGGAGATTTGGCAAATTCAGCAAATAATTATATAGATAatg ttgCGCAAGAACAAGTGCGTTTGAAAGGTTTTCGTCAATGGACTGATACGGATTATGGAAAAATGATGTACAAATCAGGACGAACGGGAggtctattatttaaattaatgtctTATAATGTATtggcacaaattttattaacacaacATGCATATTTATATAGACAACATGATCCACGTGCACTGTTTTGGGAACATCGTAAATTTGctcttttgaatgaatttttggaACACGATGCTGAT aTTCTTTGTCTTCAAGAAGTAGAAAAAACACATCtagatttttatagaaataatttggaAGGAAATTTAG GTTATAAAGGAATGTTTAAATCACGTACAGGTGTCCGTAATGATGGTTGTGCAATGTactacaaagaaaataaatttaatttaatctattatgacacagttgaatattttcaaccaGATGTTGAATTATTAAATCGTGAAAATATTGCAATTATTGCACGATTTAGTGATAAATCAAATCCCTCCAATGAATTTGTTGTTGCCACAACTCATTTGTTGTATAATCCAAGGCGGCAAGATGTACGATTAGCGCAAACCCAATTACTATTAACCGAAATCGATAGAATcgcatttaagaaatttaacga AAAAAATCAACCAGAGTATGTTCCGATCATAATAACAGGAGATTTCAATTTAGAACCTTATACGGCTGTATATAATTTACTTGTAAATGGTGAATTAgacttttcaaaattaactaGACGTCAATTAAAACCACCAACAGGTGtacgaaatgaaattttaatggaaCCTAGACTATTACCACCTCGTTTACGTATCACAGACCATTGTCAACATGTAGATATTGCGGCACTAAGACGttcaaaagaatataaaatggATTTCGAGAAAGAAAAGGGATTAATTCAA TTGGAACACAGTGGAAGGAGCAAAAAAACTTATACCGTTCCTCAAAGCACAGTGAATAACTATGTGCGTCGCGATAATGTAACAGAATCAAACGTTTTATTCTCGACAGGAAAGTTAACCCATGGATTTAATTTGAAATCGGTGTATTCACATGACAACAGAGCTACCACATATCAGGACAGATGGATTAATgtcgattatattttttatag TGCAAAATCTGACCAACGAggaaatcaagaaaaatcaGATGGAAGATTAAAATTGGTGTCAAAATTTCAACTACCAACTGCTAACGAATGTAAAAAATTACCATCAATTCCAAATTTGGTATTTGGATCGGATCATTTGTCATTAGCAGCGCAATTTTTGTTAGAAGATAGTGTTTAA